Proteins encoded by one window of Cuniculiplasma divulgatum:
- a CDS encoding DUF4382 domain-containing protein, whose amino-acid sequence MEKKYIAAIVAVIIIAAGLTGLVYYQASEAAANDGHVAMKVADSPNLGVSGVFMTFSKVSLHSNVSGWTNYSVKSQTIDILGLTTTNASLLTNITLKAGTYTMIRLYITNVSVDILGLSVNFTLHAPFAFINHPFKVSAHGNMNVIIDFNLTQDLSLNAKVFTPNVGVVVN is encoded by the coding sequence ATGGAAAAAAAATACATAGCGGCAATTGTGGCTGTTATAATAATAGCTGCCGGGCTGACAGGACTGGTATATTACCAGGCTTCAGAAGCTGCAGCGAATGACGGCCATGTTGCAATGAAAGTGGCAGATTCACCAAACCTTGGTGTTTCGGGAGTGTTCATGACATTTAGTAAGGTATCGTTGCACAGCAATGTTTCTGGATGGACAAATTACAGTGTGAAATCACAGACTATAGATATACTTGGTCTGACCACTACAAATGCATCGTTGCTGACAAATATCACACTTAAGGCTGGAACATATACAATGATAAGGCTGTATATAACCAATGTTTCAGTGGACATACTGGGATTGAGTGTTAATTTCACGCTTCATGCTCCATTTGCATTCATAAACCACCCATTCAAGGTTAGCGCCCACGGAAACATGAATGTGATAATTGACTTCAACCTGACACAGGATCTGAGCCTTAACGCGAAGGTATTCACTCCTAATGTTGGTGTGGTTGTCAACTAA
- a CDS encoding aldo/keto reductase, which translates to MQKINIGNSKLQATRVGLGCWQAGLRGWGEDYGDKDIIEAIKFYVENGGNYLDTAEIYGMGHSEELIKQALSEIPKNRYIVATKVNPPHVKNYRTMERSVKGSLERLGIEKIDLYQLHWYEPYVPVSEIMHSMEKLKNEGYIDQIGVCNLSKPVLKDAVDSMKDYSIVSNQMEYSILERNIERELIPYMKEKNITLIPYSPLAKGLLTGKYNSGEIPQDNIRKGDELFNNPKNRKIMKPVLDELGKMAKEKKCSMAQLSLAYLLHKNCLIIPGAKNKSQVESNMGADSVKLSKEDMERIDKISSVEFIYA; encoded by the coding sequence ATGCAAAAAATAAATATTGGAAACAGCAAGCTACAGGCAACTAGAGTTGGTCTTGGCTGCTGGCAGGCTGGACTGAGAGGATGGGGAGAAGATTATGGAGATAAGGATATTATTGAGGCCATAAAGTTTTATGTTGAGAATGGTGGGAACTATCTAGACACTGCAGAAATATATGGAATGGGTCACTCAGAGGAACTCATAAAACAGGCACTATCTGAAATTCCAAAAAACAGATATATAGTTGCAACGAAGGTTAATCCCCCACATGTGAAGAATTACAGGACAATGGAGAGAAGTGTGAAGGGGAGTCTTGAAAGACTGGGTATAGAAAAAATTGATCTATATCAACTACACTGGTATGAGCCCTATGTTCCCGTGTCAGAGATAATGCATTCCATGGAGAAGCTGAAGAACGAAGGATACATTGATCAGATTGGTGTCTGTAACCTTTCAAAACCTGTTCTCAAGGATGCGGTAGACAGTATGAAGGATTATTCAATTGTATCTAACCAGATGGAATACAGTATTCTGGAGAGAAACATAGAAAGGGAGCTCATACCCTACATGAAGGAGAAAAATATAACACTAATTCCATACAGCCCCCTTGCAAAAGGTCTGCTCACAGGAAAGTATAACAGTGGTGAGATACCTCAGGATAATATCCGTAAGGGTGATGAGCTTTTTAACAACCCGAAGAACAGGAAGATAATGAAGCCAGTGTTGGATGAACTGGGAAAGATGGCAAAGGAAAAGAAATGCTCTATGGCACAGCTATCTCTCGCATACTTACTTCACAAGAACTGCCTTATAATACCTGGAGCCAAGAACAAATCACAGGTTGAATCAAATATGGGTGCAGATTCCGTAAAGCTGTCAAAAGAGGATATGGAAAGAATTGATAAAATATCAAGCGTAGAATTCATATACGCCTAA
- a CDS encoding formate--tetrahydrofolate ligase gives MENIMDIAANLGIDREYIDNYGKYMAKISLKALDKGNKNGKLILVTAMTPTKYGEGKTTNTIGLSQAFKKLGKNVSISIREPSMGPCFGVKGGATGGGKSKVEPSDKINLLFTGDFPAITGAHNLLSSMIQNHIYHGNQLKIDPEKITFPRTIDMNDRSLRDMILNAGGKENGPLTRDSFVITPASEIMAIMGFSMDYDDLVRRLSKILIGYDINGKPVYSGDLKAEGAMAAILSDAIKPNIVQTTEGVPAFIHTGPFGNIAHGTSSILAAKMAMKYSDYVITEAGFGSDLGAEKFINMVSRIGNLKISAVVIVATIRAMKLLGGSEDKNGIASGFNNLKRHYDNLTRFGFHPVVAINKFSNDTEEEIQFLDGMLKKNNMEYQLSEVFMKGGDGALSLAKTVLEKCEKTTDNIKYTYNFDDGIREKIESIGLNIYGVNRVEFSKKALSDIRRMEKNGYAGLPICMAKSQYSLSGNPLENDDNILRVTSASVSSGAGFIVVYSGDIMTMPGLPKEPAACNIHIDGEGTIYNLE, from the coding sequence ATGGAAAATATAATGGATATTGCAGCAAACCTTGGAATTGATAGGGAATACATAGATAATTATGGAAAATACATGGCAAAAATTAGCCTTAAGGCACTGGATAAGGGAAATAAGAATGGAAAGCTCATTTTAGTTACAGCAATGACACCAACAAAGTACGGTGAGGGAAAGACCACAAACACCATCGGTCTATCACAGGCATTTAAAAAACTTGGCAAAAATGTTTCAATTAGTATAAGAGAACCATCAATGGGACCATGTTTTGGAGTAAAGGGAGGAGCAACCGGTGGTGGAAAATCTAAAGTTGAACCATCTGACAAAATCAATCTTCTTTTTACAGGGGATTTTCCCGCAATAACAGGTGCCCATAATCTTCTTTCCTCAATGATACAAAATCACATTTACCATGGGAACCAGTTAAAAATCGATCCGGAGAAGATAACTTTCCCACGAACAATAGACATGAATGATAGATCACTGAGGGACATGATACTTAATGCCGGTGGTAAGGAAAATGGGCCACTCACTAGGGACAGTTTCGTTATAACACCAGCCTCAGAGATAATGGCAATTATGGGATTTTCCATGGATTATGATGATCTTGTAAGAAGACTTTCAAAAATTCTTATTGGTTACGACATAAATGGAAAACCTGTCTATTCTGGTGATCTGAAAGCTGAGGGTGCAATGGCAGCCATTCTCTCTGACGCAATTAAACCAAATATTGTTCAGACCACTGAAGGCGTACCTGCGTTCATTCACACAGGTCCATTTGGAAATATAGCACATGGAACCTCAAGTATCCTGGCAGCAAAAATGGCGATGAAATACAGTGATTACGTCATAACTGAAGCGGGTTTCGGATCTGATCTTGGTGCTGAGAAATTCATTAATATGGTTTCAAGAATAGGCAATTTGAAAATATCCGCTGTTGTTATCGTTGCAACAATCAGGGCAATGAAACTTCTTGGTGGAAGCGAGGATAAAAATGGTATTGCCAGTGGATTCAATAATCTGAAACGTCACTATGATAATTTGACCAGATTTGGTTTTCATCCTGTTGTGGCAATCAATAAATTCTCTAATGATACCGAGGAAGAAATTCAGTTCCTTGACGGGATGCTGAAAAAGAACAATATGGAGTATCAGTTATCTGAAGTTTTTATGAAGGGTGGCGATGGTGCCCTATCCCTGGCAAAGACTGTTTTAGAGAAATGTGAGAAGACGACGGATAATATCAAATATACCTACAATTTCGATGATGGAATAAGAGAGAAAATTGAATCTATTGGATTGAACATATATGGTGTAAACAGGGTTGAATTCTCCAAAAAGGCTCTTTCAGATATTAGAAGAATGGAAAAGAATGGTTACGCAGGATTACCAATCTGCATGGCAAAAAGCCAGTATTCACTAAGTGGGAATCCTCTTGAGAATGATGACAATATTCTAAGGGTTACCTCAGCATCAGTGAGTTCAGGGGCAGGTTTTATTGTGGTGTATTCTGGTGACATAATGACAATGCCAGGATTACCAAAGGAACCTGCCGCATGTAACATTCATATTGATGGTGAAGGAACTATTTATAATCTTGAGTAG
- a CDS encoding tetratricopeptide repeat protein: MQRIYDPIEEKKALAVRLIENGYFNDALRIVDDILNVTHSDPEAVYLKSILLNSSGNKGEALIWAKKSVELNPDNTKSLMLKARLLHQFSFYRECMETLDEVFKINSKNTEALDLMADIFLRMGKPDEAYRMAMKSISILPSSWNAHFILSRYFQYQNMEKQSIKELDIAIRFNPESNLLRMEKIRRLMKAKKREEAEKEINRKGFMEIKGTFTEILVEIEFLIENSFYEKAEELCKNAILEWPHEDLLYLSMGEISYNSARRKESISYFRKALSLNQNEWYLSRLTTTLYELKEYKEIAKLYDDRTRIPIECIEPAVDSFIKSSNPEDLIGVIKYNIDHFQNKDILFVMEGVVNNNLGYFVLEIGLLVKNTDSFAYYMDYLRDKIIKHNEPDISVKHNIEGSKFPFSFLERLIKCEFEEVEIEMYLFSPKKEEEVKWGSILFYFARLNQYGKITTNSELQVLELKYGSEYVSDAIVFLKIICGIRE; this comes from the coding sequence ATGCAAAGAATTTATGACCCTATTGAGGAAAAGAAAGCCCTTGCAGTTAGGCTAATTGAAAATGGTTATTTTAATGATGCGTTAAGAATTGTAGATGATATTCTGAATGTAACTCATTCGGATCCTGAAGCAGTTTATCTTAAATCCATACTTCTGAACAGTTCTGGAAACAAGGGAGAAGCTCTAATATGGGCCAAGAAAAGCGTGGAATTAAACCCTGATAACACAAAGTCCCTTATGCTAAAGGCAAGATTGCTTCATCAGTTTTCATTTTACCGGGAGTGCATGGAAACATTGGATGAGGTATTCAAAATTAATAGTAAGAATACTGAAGCATTAGATCTAATGGCAGATATATTCCTTAGAATGGGGAAGCCAGATGAGGCCTACAGAATGGCGATGAAATCCATATCAATTTTACCGTCATCATGGAATGCGCATTTCATCCTATCAAGGTATTTCCAGTATCAAAATATGGAAAAACAATCCATTAAAGAACTGGATATAGCAATTAGATTCAATCCAGAATCAAATCTTCTCAGAATGGAGAAGATACGCAGACTGATGAAGGCAAAAAAGAGGGAAGAGGCTGAAAAAGAAATAAATCGTAAGGGATTTATGGAAATTAAAGGAACTTTCACTGAAATTCTTGTTGAAATAGAATTTCTGATTGAAAACAGTTTTTATGAAAAGGCTGAGGAATTATGCAAAAACGCTATTTTGGAATGGCCTCATGAAGATTTGCTTTACCTTTCCATGGGAGAAATCAGTTACAATTCTGCAAGAAGGAAAGAGTCTATTTCATATTTCAGAAAAGCATTATCATTAAATCAAAACGAATGGTACCTTAGCAGATTAACAACTACTCTTTATGAACTTAAAGAGTATAAAGAAATAGCCAAACTTTATGATGACAGAACAAGGATACCGATTGAGTGCATTGAACCAGCGGTTGACTCTTTTATTAAATCCAGTAATCCAGAGGACTTAATAGGAGTGATAAAATATAACATTGATCATTTTCAGAATAAGGACATTTTATTCGTAATGGAAGGGGTAGTGAATAATAATTTAGGTTACTTTGTTCTGGAGATCGGGTTGTTAGTCAAGAATACCGATAGTTTTGCATACTATATGGACTATTTAAGAGATAAAATAATAAAACATAATGAACCGGACATCAGTGTAAAACATAATATTGAAGGTAGCAAATTTCCATTCTCATTTCTGGAAAGATTAATTAAATGTGAATTTGAGGAGGTAGAGATAGAAATGTATCTTTTTTCACCAAAGAAAGAGGAAGAAGTTAAGTGGGGGTCAATATTATTTTACTTCGCCAGGTTGAATCAATACGGTAAAATTACCACAAATTCAGAACTTCAAGTGTTGGAACTAAAGTACGGATCAGAATACGTTTCAGATGCCATAGTTTTTTTGAAAATTATTTGTGGCATAAGGGAATAA